A stretch of Candidatus Bathyarchaeota archaeon DNA encodes these proteins:
- a CDS encoding multiheme c-type cytochrome: MRFMVSACLIAISLSGILLLGANFTVIAQSIDEYVGSETCKECHEVEYEQWKDSPMANAFANEAFQSEWQSQGSPSECLECHTTGFDAASGKYASEGVTCEACHEAGLTMTVNTSPELCGGCHTGSEGEHRYEGFLNGTHASSGVKCSDCHLYEKSHTFEIESKACAVCHTEDDIHDRRMILTLQGEKLEAADKHQEILADLEELQEGLEEDKGKATLITYVAYGGGALIVLVAVIVAVYYYKIK, encoded by the coding sequence ATGAGATTCATGGTCAGCGCCTGTCTAATTGCAATATCGCTCTCAGGTATCCTATTGCTGGGGGCGAATTTTACAGTGATAGCTCAGAGCATAGATGAGTATGTCGGCTCTGAGACTTGCAAAGAGTGTCACGAGGTCGAATACGAGCAGTGGAAGGATTCGCCCATGGCTAATGCCTTCGCGAATGAGGCATTTCAAAGTGAGTGGCAATCACAGGGTAGCCCATCAGAATGCCTCGAGTGTCATACCACGGGATTCGACGCCGCATCAGGGAAGTACGCCTCAGAGGGAGTCACCTGTGAGGCCTGCCATGAGGCGGGATTGACGATGACGGTGAACACATCCCCTGAGCTGTGTGGGGGATGCCACACGGGCTCAGAAGGTGAACATAGGTACGAGGGGTTCCTGAATGGGACTCATGCCAGCTCAGGAGTCAAATGTAGCGATTGTCATCTATACGAAAAGAGTCATACTTTTGAGATTGAGTCGAAAGCCTGCGCAGTCTGTCACACAGAGGATGATATCCACGACAGACGGATGATCCTCACGCTCCAAGGCGAAAAACTTGAGGCCGCGGACAAGCACCAAGAAATTCTAGCGGATTTAGAGGAGCTCCAAGAGGGGCTCGAAGAGGATAAGGGGAAGGCCACACTGATTACCTACGTTGCATACGGGGGAGGAGCACTTATAGTTCTTGTAGCAGTGATCGTGGCGGTCTATTACTACAAGATCAAATGA